A genomic segment from Micropterus dolomieu isolate WLL.071019.BEF.003 ecotype Adirondacks linkage group LG03, ASM2129224v1, whole genome shotgun sequence encodes:
- the cpvl gene encoding probable serine carboxypeptidase CPVL — MRLRGETLSFLLLWACLDSAHSRRCSSFFCRKSHRVSGLNGADPGSPLFLTPYLEKGAIDEARKLSQVGDLPGANVKSYAGYLTVNKKYNSNLFFWFFPALMASQDKAPVLLWLQGGPGGTSMFGLFVEHGPYVVYKNLTVSLRNYTWTSRYSVLYIDNPVGTGFSFTEDDRGFAQNQDDVGRDLYSALTQFFQLFPEYQSNEFYATGESYAGKYVPAISYYIHKNNPTAKVKINLIGMAIGDGLCDPEMMLGGYGEFLYQTGMIDELQRQYVIQQTDLGVKLIHQQKWVEAFQVFDSLLNGDVEPYPSFFQNATGCTNYFNYMTCQEPEDQEYFSQFVTLPVVRRAIHVGNLTFNNGSEVEKHLLEDVMKSIKPWLGVLMDNYRVLMYSGQLDVIVAAPLTERFLPTVNWTGAAEYKTAPRFHWKVQPSDTEVAGYVRQVGEFYQIIIRGGGHILPYDQPARSFDMIDRFLSTRGWI; from the exons ATGAG GCTGCGTGGGGAAACTCTGAGTTTCCTGTTACTGTGGGCCTGTCTGGACTCTGCACACTCGCGGCGCTGCTCGTCGTTTTTCTGCCGAAAATCTCACCGTGTCAGCGGCCTGAATGGAGCCGACCCCGGGTCTCCCCTCTTTCTCACTCCTTACCTGGAGAAGGGCGCCATAGATGAAG CCAGGAAACTAAGTCAAGTGGGAGATCTGCCAGGTGCCAACGTCAAGAGCTATGCCGGGTACCTCACTGtcaataaaaaatacaacagcaaTCTCTTCTTTTGGTTCTTCCCTGCACTGATG GCAAGCCAAGACAAAGCACCAGTCCTGCTCTGGCTGCAAGGCGGACCCGGTGGCACCTCCATGTTCGGTCTCTTTGTGGAACATGGACCATATGTGGTGTACAAAAACTTGACTG tTAGTTTGAGGAATTACACTTGGACATCGAGATATTCAGTTTTGTACATTGACAATCCA gTCGGAACAGGCTTCAGCTTCACTGAGGATGACAGAGGTTTTGCTCAGAATCAGGATGATGTTGGCAGAGATCTGTACAG TGCTTTAACCCAGTTTTTCCAGCTCTTTCCTGAGTATCAATCCAATGAGTTCTATGCAACTGGGGAG TCGTATGCAGGGAAGTATGTTCCTGCCATTTCTTATTACATCCATAAAAACAACCCCACTGCCAAAGTGAAAATTAACCTCATAGGGATGGCTATTGGTGACGGGCTCTGTGATCCAGAAATG ATGCTTGGTGGTTACGGTGAGTTCCTGTACCAAACAGGCATGATAGATGAACTCCAAAGGCAGTACGTCATCCAGCAGACAGACTTAGGGGTTAAACTCATCCACCAGCAGAAGTGGGTGGAGGCTTTTCAG GTTTTTGATAGCTTGCTGAACGGTGACGTGGAACCATATCCGTCCTTCTTCCAAAATGCTACAGGCTGCACCAACTACTTCAACTACATGACATGTCAG GAACCTGAAGACCAGGAGTACTTCTCCCAGTTTGTGACTCTGCCAGTGGTGCGACGCGCCATCCATGTGGGGAACCTGACGTTCAACAACGGCTCGGAGGTGGAGAAGCATCTTCTGGAGGATGTCATGAAGAGCATAAAACCGTGGCTGGGGGTGCTGATGGACAACTATAGG GTCTTAATGTACAGTGGTCAGCTGGATGTCATTGTAGCAGCCCCACTGACTGAGAGGTTCCTGCCTACTGTCAACTGGACCGGGGCTGCCGAGTACAAAACAGCCCCTCGCTTTCACTGGAAGGTTCAGCCCAGCGACACAGAAGTGGCAGGTTACGTGAGACAAGTGGGAGAGTTTTACCAG ATAATCATCCGAGGGGGAGGGCATATTCTGCCCTATGACCAGCCAGCGAGGTCCTTTGACATGATTGACCGATTCCTTTCAACACGAGGCTGGATATGA